One genomic window of Erinaceus europaeus chromosome 7, mEriEur2.1, whole genome shotgun sequence includes the following:
- the TAS2R42 gene encoding LOW QUALITY PROTEIN: taste receptor type 2 member 42 (The sequence of the model RefSeq protein was modified relative to this genomic sequence to represent the inferred CDS: inserted 1 base in 1 codon), giving the protein MITGLDSIFMILSSVEFIIGIVGNMFIALVNCSEWLKNRKLSLSDCNLTCLAISRINRLSVXFESFVMGPYPQLYTTYKLAKSSSLLWRLTSHMTIWLATCLRTFYLLKIAHFSHSLFLWLKWRIHRVILVIFVFSIFFLIIDFLLLETFNDIFWQNQVLDKNNLSFRSEERQNSYVRSLIFLTLTNCVPIALSLTSLLLLFLSLERHTKNLQLNSMSSRDISILAYKRAINMVMYFLFLFIVNFISIQLANWIFLMFWKSTFTKFILLAVYIFPSSHSYILILGNIKLRQIALKVLKNIYLKSILIRKFIGFMYS; this is encoded by the exons ATGATTACTGGATTGGACAGTATCTTTATGATACTGTCATCAGTAGAATTCATAATTGGAATAGTAGGGAATATGTTCATTGCACTGGTAAACTGTTCAGAGTGGCTCAAGAACCGAAAGCTCTCTTTATCTGACTGCAACCTCACCTGCTTGGCTATCTCCAGAATCAACCGTTTGTCTG TCTTTGAATCCTTTGTCATGGGACCATATCCACAACTATACACAACTTATAAGCTAGCAAAGTCTTCTAGTTTGCTTTGGAGACTGACTAGCCATATGACTATCTGGCTGGCTACCTGTCTAAGGACTTTCTACCTCCTTAAGATAGCTCACTTCTCACACTCCCTTTTCCTTTGGTTGAAGTGGAGAATACACAGAGTGATTCTTGTGATTTTTGTgttttctatcttctttctgaTTATTGACTTTCTGTTGTTAGAAACATTTAATGATATTTTCTGGCAAAATCAAGTACTTGATAAAAATAACCTGAGTTTCCGTTCAGAAGAAAGACAGAATTCCTATGTGAGATCTTTGATTTTTCTCACCTTGACCAATTGTGTTCCTATTGCTCTGTCCTTGACCTCACTGCTCCTTTTATTTCTGTCCTTGGAGAGACACACCAAAAATCTTCAGCTCAATTCCATGAGCTCCAGGGACATCAGCATATTGGCCTACAAAAGGGCCATAAATATGGTGAtgtatttccttttcctcttcataGTTAATTTCATTTCCATACAGTTGGCAAATTGGATTTTTCTTATGTTTTGGAAAAGCACATTTACAAAATTTATCCTGCTGGCAGTATATATCTTTCCCTCCAGCCACTCATATATTTTAATTCTAGGAAACATCAAACTAAGGCAGATAGCtttgaaagttttaaaaaatatatatcttaaaagtaTCTTGATCAGGAAATTCATTGGCTTTATGTATAGTTga